In Oscillatoria acuminata PCC 6304, a single window of DNA contains:
- a CDS encoding C40 family peptidase, producing MVLVSQLQFNLASKGSDAPQYRCRVDLNLYDSPQCETLATQASEGRLLRIALPPTEGAVGVKLCEDDYPGWLALKDLENLELAESPYQAIARDRTQIEPQIPAIIAFTHQALSVPNQYLWGGTLAPNYDCSGLMQAAFRTAQIWLPRDAYQQEAFTQPIPLDELQPGDLIFFGTPEKATHVGLYLGEGRYIHSSGKKGGRNGIGIDVLAENSDDPVSRHYYQQFRGAGRVCKSYLPQDLET from the coding sequence ATGGTCTTGGTAAGTCAGCTTCAATTTAATCTAGCTTCTAAAGGGTCCGATGCACCGCAATATCGATGTCGAGTCGATCTCAATCTCTATGATTCCCCGCAGTGCGAGACCCTGGCAACCCAGGCATCCGAGGGCCGTCTGCTGAGAATTGCCCTCCCTCCGACGGAGGGGGCCGTGGGGGTCAAGTTATGTGAAGATGACTATCCCGGATGGTTGGCACTTAAGGATTTGGAGAATCTGGAATTAGCCGAGTCCCCTTACCAGGCGATCGCCCGGGACCGCACCCAGATAGAACCCCAAATCCCCGCCATCATTGCCTTTACCCACCAAGCCCTGAGCGTCCCCAATCAGTACCTCTGGGGAGGAACCCTCGCCCCTAACTATGACTGTTCTGGATTAATGCAGGCCGCCTTCCGCACGGCTCAAATTTGGTTACCTCGGGATGCCTATCAACAGGAAGCCTTTACCCAACCCATTCCCCTCGACGAATTGCAGCCAGGGGATCTCATCTTTTTTGGAACGCCAGAAAAAGCCACCCATGTGGGTCTTTATCTCGGCGAGGGTCGTTATATTCACAGTTCGGGTAAAAAAGGGGGGCGCAACGGCATCGGCATCGATGTCCTCGCGGAAAACAGCGATGATCCCGTCAGTCGTCACTATTATCAGCAATTCCGGGGTGCAGGGCGAGTGTGCAAGAGTTATTTGCCTCAAGACTTGGAAACCTGA